A region from the Peromyscus leucopus breed LL Stock chromosome 9, UCI_PerLeu_2.1, whole genome shotgun sequence genome encodes:
- the Pcdh20 gene encoding protocadherin-20, with product MRGQGNARSSLVQAVSLRPATWHPCLDMGHLHRPRSSTSHRNLTHVFLLFLFVGPFNCLASYSRATELLYSLNEGLPAGVLIGSLAEDLRLLPRASGRQSQQLLHPERTATEGNPPLSFSLASGGLSGQYVTLDNRSGELHTSAQEIDREALCLDGGGGTAWGGSTSIASSPSSDSCLLLLDVLVLPQEYFRFVKVKIAIRDINDNAPQFPISEISVWVPENSPVNTRLAIEHPAVDPDVGINGVQTYRLLDYHGMFTLDVEENENGERTPYLIVMGALDRETQDQYVSIIIAEDGGSPPLLGSATLTIGISDINDNCPLFIDSQINVTVYGNATVGTPIAAVQAVDRDLGTNAQITYSYSQKVPQESKDLFHLDETTGVIKLFSTIGGSVLQTHKLTILANGPGCIPAVITALVSIIKVIFRPPEIVPRYIANEMDGVVYLKELEPVNTPIAFFTIRDPEGKSKINCYLDGEGPFRLAPYKPYNNEYLLETTKPMDYEQQQFYEIAVVAWNSEGFHVKRVIKVQLLDDNDNAPVFLQPLIELTIEENNAPDAFLTKLYATDADSGERGQVSYFLGPDAPSYFSLDSVTGILTVSTQLDREEKEKYRYTVRAVDCGKPPRESVATVALTVLDKNDNSPRFINKDFSFFVPENFPGYGEIGVISVTDADAGRNGWVALSVVNQSDIFVIDTGKGMLRAKVSLDREQQSSYTLWVEAVDGGEPALSSTTKITILLLDINDNPPLVLFPQSNMSYLLVLPSTLPGSPVTEVYAVDKDTGMNAVIAYSIIGRRGPRPESFRIDPKTGNITLEEALLQTDYGLHRLLVKVSDHGYPEPLHSTVMVNLFVNDTVSNESYIESLLRKEPEINIEEKEPQISIEPTHRKAESVSCMPTLVALSVISLGSITLVTGMGIYICLRKGKKHHREEENLEVQIPLKGKIDLCMRERKPMDISNI from the exons ATGCGCGGCCAAGGGAACGCGCGCAGCTCGCTGGTCCAGGCAGTGAGCTTGCGCCCGGCGACCTGGCACCCGTGCCTGGATATGGGGCATCTACATCGTCCCAGGAGCAGTACCAGCCACAGGAACCTGACG catgtttttctgcttttcctcttcgTGGGACCCTTCAACTGCCTCGCGAGTTACAGCCGTGCCACCGAGCTTCTGTACAGCCTAAACGAGGGACTGCCCGCGGGGGTGCTCATAGGCAGCCTGGCCGAAGACCTAAGGCTGCTGCCCCGGgcctctgggaggcagagtcagcaaCTGCTGCATCCAGAGCGCACTGCCACTGAGGGgaacccccctctctctttcagcTTGGCCTCTGGAGGGCTGAGTGGCCAGTATGTGACCCTAGACAACCGCTCCGGGGAGCTGCACACCTCTGCCCAGGAGATCGACAGAGAAGCGCTGTGTCTCGATGGGGGCGGAGGGACTGCCTGGGGCGGCAGCACCTCCAttgcctcctctccttcctctgactCTTGCCTTTTGCTTCTGGATGTGCTGGTCCTGCCTCAGGAATATTTTAGGTTTGTGAAGGTGAAAATTGCCATCAGGGATATCAACGACAATGCTCCACAGTTCCCAATTTCTGAAATCTCTGTTTGGGTCCCGGAAAATTCACCTGTAAACACCAGATTGGCGATAGAGCACCCAGCCGTGGACCCCGATGTAGGCATCAATGGAGTGCAAACCTATCGCTTACTGGACTACCATGGCATGTTTACCCTGGATGTGGAGGAGAATGAGAATGGGGAACGAACCCCCTACTTGATTGTCATGGGTGCTTTGGACAGAGAAACCCAGGACCAGTATGTAAGCATCATCATAGCTGAGGATGGTGGTTCCCCACCACTGCTGGGCAGTGCCACCCTCACCATTGGCATAAGTGACATTAATGACAATTGTCCTCTTTTTATAGACTCGCAAATTAATGTCACCGTCTATGGAAATGCTACAGTGGGCACCCCCATTGCAGCTGTCCAGGCTGTCGATAGAGACTTAGGGACCAACGCACAGATCACTTACAGTTACAGCCAGAAAGTTCCACAGGAATCCAAGGATTTGTTCCACCTGGATGAGACGACTGGAGTCATTAAACTTTTCAGTACGATTGGTGGGAGTGTTCTACAGACACATAAGCTCACCATCCTTGCTAATGGACCAGGCTGTATCCCTGCAGTGATCACTGCTCTTGTGTCCATCATCAAAGTCATTTTCAGACCCCCAGAAATCGTCCCACGTTATATTGCAAATGAGATGGATGGGGTTGTGTATCTGAAAGAACTGGAGCCTGTTAACACCCCAATTGCGTTTTTCACCATAAGAGATCCAGAAGGTAAATCCAAGATTAACTGCTACCTCGATGGTGAAGGGCCATTTAGGCTAGCACCCTACAAGCCGTACAACAATGAATATCTGTTGGAGACCACGAAACCTATGGACTATGAGCAGCAGCAATTCTATGAAATAGCTGTAGTGGCCTGGAACTCGGAAGGGTTTCATGTCAAGAGAGTCATTAAAGTACAACTTTTAGATGACAATGACAATGCTCCCGTTTTCCTTCAACCTTTGATAGAACTGACCATTGAAGAAAACAACGCGCCCGATGCCTTTCTAACGAAGCTCTATGCTACGGATGCTGACAGCGGTGAGAGGGGGCAAGTTTCCTATTTCCTGGGGCCAGACGCACCATCATATTTTTCCTTAGACAGTGTCACAGGGATTCTGACCGTTTCTACCCAgctggacagagaagagaaagaaaagtatagGTACACTGTCCGTGCCGTGGACTGTGGGAAGCCACCCAGAGAATCCGTGGCTACAGTGGCTCTCACTGTGTTGGATAAAAACGACAACAGTCCCAGGTTCATCAACAAGGACTTCAGCTTTTTTGTGCCAGAAAACTTTCCAGGATATGGTGAAATTGGAGTCATTAGTGTAACAGATGCCGATGCTGGGAGGAATGGATGGGTAGCCCTTTCAGTGGTAAACCAGAGTGACATTTTTGTCATAGATACAGGAAAGGGCATGCTGAGAGCTAAAGTCTCTTTAGACAGAGAGCAGCAAAGCTCTTACACTCTGTGGGTGGAAGCTGTCGATGGGGGTGAGCCTGCCCTTTCTTCCACCACAAAAATCACAATTCTCCTTCTGGACATCAATGATAACCCTCCTCTTGTCTTATTTCCTCAGTCTAATATGTCTTATCTGTTGGTCCTACCTTCCACTCTCCCTGGCTCACCAGTTACAGAGGTCTATGCCGTTGATAAAGATACAGGCATGAATGCTGTCATAGCTTACAGTATCATAGGGAGAAGAGGTCCCAGGCCTGAGTCCTTCAGAATTGACCCTAAAACTGGCAATATAACTCTGGAAGAAGCTTTGCTGCAGACAGATTATGGACTGCATCGCTTACTGGTGAAAGTGAGTGACCATGGCTACCCCGAGCCTCTCCATTCCACTGTCATGGTGAACCTTTTTGTCAATGACACTGTCAGTAACGAAAGCTATATTGAGAGTCTTTTAAGAAAAGAACCAGAAATTAATATAGAAGAGAAAGAACCACAAATCTCAATAGAACCAACTCATAggaaggcagagtctgtgtcctgTATGCCCACATTAGTAGCTCTGTCTGTCATCAGCTTGGGTTCCATCACACTAGTAACAGGGATGGGCATATATATCTGTTTACGGAAAGGTAAAAAACAtcacagggaagaagaaaatttGGAAGTACAAATTCCCCTGAAAGGAAAAATTGActtgtgtatgagagagaggaaACCAATGGATATTTCTAATATTTGA